A part of Miscanthus floridulus cultivar M001 chromosome 6, ASM1932011v1, whole genome shotgun sequence genomic DNA contains:
- the LOC136458591 gene encoding homeobox-leucine zipper protein HOX3-like: protein MGSTSPSGLELTMAVPGLSSSSGSEGFGCTNNGNGNNMRDLDMNQPASGGEEEEFPMGSVEEVEDERGGAGAGGPHRSKKLRLSKEQSRLLEESFRLNHTLTPKQKEALAGKLQLRPRQVEVWFQNRRARTKLKQTELECEYLKRCFGSLTEENRRLQREVEELRAMRVAPPTVLSPHTRQPLPASALTMCPRCERITAATGAPAARTPRPAAAANPFHPRRPSAAF, encoded by the exons ATGGGGTCCACTTCTCCATCAGGCCTGGAGCTCACCATGGCTGTCCCGGGCCTCAGCTCCTCCTCTGGCTCAG AGGGGTTTGGATGCACCAACAACGGGAACGGGAACAACATGAGGGACCTGGACATGAACCAGCCGGCgagcggcggcgaggaggaggagttcCCAATGGGAagcgtggaggaggtggaggacgagcgcggcggcgcgggcgccggCGGGCCGCACCGCTCCAAGAAGCTCCGCCTCTCCAAGGAGCAGTCCCGTCTCCTGGAGGAGAGCTTCCGCCTGAACCACACCCTCACACCG AAGCAAAAGGAGGCCTTGGCTGGCAAGCTCCAGCTGCGGCCCAGGCAAGTGGAGGTCTGGTTCCAGAACCGCAGGGCTAG gacgaagctgaagcagacggAGCTGGAGTGCGAGTACCTGAAGCGGTGCTTCGGCTCGCTGACCGAGGAGAACCGGCGGCTGCAgcgggaggtggaggagctgcGCGCGATGCGGGTGGCCCCGCCCACCGTGCTCTCCCCGCACACCCGGCAGCCGCTCCCGGCATCCGCGCTCACCATGTGCCCGCGCTGCGAGCGCATCACCGCGGCAACGGGCGCGCCCGCCGCGCGTACTCCCCGCCCAGCAGCCGCGGCCAACCCCTTCCACCCGCGCCGCCCGTCCGCGGCGTTTTAG